The following coding sequences lie in one Heliangelus exortis chromosome 8, bHelExo1.hap1, whole genome shotgun sequence genomic window:
- the DIO1 gene encoding type I iodothyronine deiodinase, producing the protein MFSIRIFLQKTLILLHVTACVVVGKTLMILFPKAMKRYILKQGEKSRMNENPKFSYENWGPTFFSFKYLLFVLKVKWKRLEDEAYEGHPAPNTPVVTSNGEVRHLFDFLQDNRPLILNFGSCTUPSFMLKFHEFNELIKDFSSIADFLIIYIEEAHAVDGWAFKNNIIIKNHRSLEDRKIAAQFLQKNNPLCPVVLDTMENLSSSKYAALPERLYLLQGGKVIYKGGVGPWNYHPQEIRAILEKMK; encoded by the exons ATGTTCAGCATCAGGATATTCCTACAAAAAACCCTCATCCTTCTGCACGTTACCGCGTGCGTTGTTGTTGGCAAAACGCTGATGATCCTGTTCCCCAAAGCCATGAAAAGATACATCCtaaaacagggagaaaagagCAGGATGAACGAGAATCCAAAGTTCAGCTACGAAAACTGGGGCCCGACTTTTTTCAGCTTCAAGTATTTGCTCTTCGTGCTGAAGGTGAAGTGGAAGAGGCTGGAAGATGAAGCCTATGAGGGACATCCTGCTCCCAACACACCCGTGGTGACTTCCAACGGGGAAGTTCGTCACCTCTTTGATTTCCTGCAAG atAACCGGCCTCTAATCCTGAATTTTGGAAGCTGTACCTGACCTTCCTTTATGTTAAAATTTCATGAGTTTAACGAGCTCATCAAAGATTTCAGCTCTATAGCAGATTTTCTTATCATCTACATTGAAGAAGCTCATGCAGTAG ATGGATgggcttttaaaaacaacattattattaaaaatcacagaagcCTTGAAGATCGTAAAATTGCAGCACaattccttcagaaaaataatcccTTATGTCCAGTGGTTTTAGACACTATGGAAAACCTGAGCAGTTCAAAATATGCTGCATTACCAGAACGACTCTACCTGCTTCAGGGAGGAAAAGTCATCTACAAG GGAGGAGTGGGGCCTTGGAATTACCACCCCCAGGAAATACGAGCCatcctggaaaaaatgaaatag
- the IFT25 gene encoding intraflagellar transport protein 25 homolog codes for MKDTDWCLSSAGAAIVLATSSDEEHPAENMADGSSKTFWTTTGMFPQEFIIGFPKRVKISKVAIQCYLVQTLRIERSVSEDPVGFEECIEKDLQHTEGQLQTEEFSLPDFQATYLRFIIKSAFDHFVSVHRVMAEGTAENA; via the exons ATGAAGGACACCGACTGGTGCCTGAGCTCGGCGGGGGCCGCCATCGTCCTGGCCACCTCCAGCGACGAGGAGCACCCCGCCGAGAACATGGCGGACgg GAGTTCAAAAACCTTTTGGACAACGACAGGCATGTTCCCACAGGAATTCATTATTGGTTTTCCTAAACGTGTAAAAATCAGCAAAGTCGCAATCCAGTGTTATTTGG TGCAGACTTTAAGGATTGAAAGAAGCGTATCTGAAGACCCAGTAGGTTTTGAGGAGTGCATTGAAAAAG atCTGCAGCACACGGAAGGACAGCTTCAAACGGAAGAATTTTCA CTTCCTGATTTCCAAGCCACTTACTTGCGTTTCATCATCAAATCTGCCTTTGATCACTTTGTATCAGTGCACCGGGTGATGGCAGAGGGCACAGCAGAAAATGCTTAG
- the LRRC42 gene encoding leucine-rich repeat-containing protein 42: MSYCLHSESDLDAGPIYVRENGKLHVVNRGAGSVQNVTRKARPFRLFSRGFSVELCMNREDDRARRQRTDHFIFTYTKEGNLRYSAKSLFSLVLGYISDNVDHIDSLIGFPEQIAEKLFSAAEARQKFTEPATGLRALQKFTEAYGSLVLCSLCLRNRYLVISEKLEEIKSFRELTCLDLSCCKLGDEHELLEHLTKEALSSVKRLLLKDTSLSDVGLRRMTAPVRVLKKGLENLLVLDLSCNPKITDVGIGYLLSFKTLNCLDISGTGLKDINAVTKRIQAQLGLVHSKVPLEEFDHSNCKTEGWAEQTVLQWEQAVMEAIKPQDDLRSRAALHFYGKPRRIQEVVKCKLVEAETKACGNLQFYKEKVQNCHLPLKKEVTGSHELKNNKKRARAEQEKERTSKQKHLCLTVEDWDLLNTY; this comes from the exons ATGTCTTACTGTCTCCACTCAGAAAGCGATTTGGATGCTGGGCCAATCTACGTGCGTGAAAACGGGAAGCTGCACGTGGTCAATCGGGGTGCAGGCAGCGTGCAGAATGTCACCCGCAAAGCAAGACCTTTCAGGCTGTTTTCCAGAGGATTTTCGGTGGAGCTGTGTATGAACAGGGAGGATGATAGGGCAAGGAGGCAGAGGACTGATCATTTCATCTTCACGTACACTAAGGAGGGGAACCTCCGGTACTCGGCCAAGTCTCTCTTCAGCCTAGTGCTGGGTTACATTTCTGACAACGTTGATCACATTGACTCTTTGATTGGTTTCCCAGAGCAGATTGCTGAAAAGCTCTTCTCAGCTGCGGAAGCAAGACAAAAGTTCACAGAGCCAGCAACAGGACTGAGAGCTCTACAGAAGTTTACTGAAGCATATGGCAGTTTGGTGCTATGTTCATTATGCTTGAGGAATAG aTACCTGGTTATCTCTGAAAAGCTAGAAGAAATTAAGTCTTTCCGGGAGCTGACGTGTTTGGATCTCTCCTGCTGTAAACTTGGAGATGAACATGAGCTACTGGAACACCTCACCAAAGAGGCTCTGTCTAG TGTGAAACGGCTTCTCCTGAAAGACACCTCCCTGTCAGACGTCGGCCTTCGCAGAATGACAGCACCAGTAAGAGTTCTGAAAAAGGGACTTGAGAACCTTTTGGTATTAGACTTGTCTT GTAACCCTAAAATCACAGATGTGGGAATTGGATACCTACTTTCTTTCAAGACATTGAATTGTTTGGACATTTCTGGGACAGGTCTCAAG GACATTAATGCTGTCACTAAGCGAATCCAAGCACAGCTGGGCCTGGTTCACTCAAAAGTGCCTCTGGAAGAATTTGATCACAGTAACTGCAAAACAGAGGGATGGGCAGAGCAG ACAGTCTTGCAGTGGGAGCAGGCAGTCATGGAGGCCATCAAGCCACAAGATGACTTGAGatccagagcagctctgcacttCT ATGGCAAGCCACGCAGAATACAGGAAGTAGTCAAATGCAAGCTGGTGGAGGCAGAAACAAAAGCATGTGGAAACTTGCAGTTTTATAAGGAAAAAGTTCAGAATTGCCATTTACCTTTGAAAAAGGAGGTTACAGGCAGCCATGAAttaaagaacaataaaaaaagagctCGGGCtgaacaagagaaagaaaggactTCCAAACAGAAACATCTGTGCCTCACTGTGGAGGACTGGGACTTGTTAAATACCTACTGA